The following DNA comes from Palaemon carinicauda isolate YSFRI2023 chromosome 27, ASM3689809v2, whole genome shotgun sequence.
aaaatcttgaaatatttttaacatATCAAAGGAAAGGAATTTTATTCAGTAAAGTAGAAAATGTTGTCAAGTCCTATAACAAGTATTTTTTGTGACGAGGCAAGTTTAgtcaaatttctcaaaaaaaaaagaagtgggaCTTGCACACAAGTTTTTTGTTGAGGGGTTAGCACTCGAAAGGGTTAATAATTTTCACAAAATCTGGTTGTTAATGTTTGGCTGTGCTGTGAGCTGTACGACTTGATTGATTTAGTATTTTATTACAAGTAATAGTTCAGAATAATTGTAAGTTTAATAGTCTTATTGAGAATTTTCTTAAAACATAGGTTATGAAACTTGAATTTTGTGTATTATGTTCAGATTTTCTAGCTTATTGCTATATCAGCTGTGAGTTTTTGAATCTTGCCAATATTGTATTTTGTAATGATAAGAGATTATCATTCTTTTATTTCAAGGAGAAAAGACTTTATACTACATagatatcaaaagtttttttttaaaggtctggtttgtttcatttacaaatattttttcgtCATTCATCCTTTCTAGACATGAAATTTCATGTCATAAATGTTAGTGTATTTTGCtttcaatatcttattttttttttttttacagttttccaTGTCTTAGCCTTTTTATAATGATTGTATACAAAATTTAATGGTTTTGATGTTGTCTGTTGTCAAGTGGGTGGGCAAATTAAGATTTCTGAAGTTTTTATTTGCAAAACATTTTATGTctagagattttatttttttttttatttgttcataatttaattttttaagtaaaCATTAGCATGGCAACAAGACCTATATTTCTGGCTTCTTTTTAGCTAAATCTATAAAAACTGTCCTGAAGTGGACCCAAGACAAGGATAGATTAATGTACAGTAATGAATCCTTTATAGGAACATCAGAATACAACTATGTCTAGATATATCTACAGTTAATTCTGTAGTGGCTTAAGTATGAGCTGAGCATTGGTATTAGGTATTCTTGCAAGATAGTACTGTATACATTTAGAAAGAAAAAGTTAATCTCAAAATAACTTGAATTGGGTTCACTTGCAGCATTGTAGAGAGCGATTAGGGTAGATGTAGATGTTCTGCTGCCCGTCGCTACTAGCAAGGTAGGGCAGGTGTTGCATGACAAGTTACCTCCCTCCAATTCCCATTTTTATTCCCAGACTACCACTACCCCGGTAGCGTGGTGATTGAAGTGTTATTTCTCTACAATTGCAGTAGTTTCTGATGTTTgctctttttacttttattttttgaaCCTAAGATTTTTTTAGGTCTGTGTGAACCGAAGAGCTAAATAGGATTGGTTTGCCATGGTTGGTAACTAATACAGTACAAGATATTTTGTTTGGAGTTTTCTTTGTGCCCACTACAATTAAAAGAGTCCCAGTTCCTTGATCTTATTGAGTATCGATTTGAATCTAAAgaattgctttaattttttttgctCCAACTGCTCTTAGTTTGGATTTTCATCATATGACTGACAGTGAGCCCTTTGTAAAGCAACAGTTTTACTTTTCGTGAGTGACCCTTAACCCTGATGAATCCCCAGGTTTGGATTAGCTTTTTGCTATTTGCATTCTAGCTGTGTGGTGGTAATGGTAATAGTATCTGGTAGTTTGACATTGATGAAATAGATTAATTTGTCTTTGCTGTAAGACTGTTCCCATGAACTTCATTTTGTAAACTATGTTGCCACCTTAAGGTTATTTAAGTACAGTTTTGAGGATATTTTTCATTGCGATAAGTTAATTTTTTTGTTAGTCCCTTAAACCAATTGACAGTCAGTAAGCCACTTTTTGTGACCAGCTGTGGTTGGTGTTTAAAAGTCATTAAGCTACTAATGAATTATAACTTTTTACTTCTCATCATAGCTACTAACAATAACGATAAGTAATTTGGTTGCATTGAATTTCACAGGATGTCGTCCGACCGCAAGGCTGTAGTCAAGAATGCTGACATGTCAGAGGAGATGCAGCAGGATGCTGTAGACTGTGCCACGCAGGCTATTGAGAAATTCAATATCGAGAAGGTATGAACGTGAAATTTATGCTAGTTGTGAAGAAAATTTTCTAGTACTGCTCAAAGTCGTGACCATGTAAATATCGAATATGGATTATTTTTTTAGCCAGCATTAGTGGgggaatatttaattttatattctttttatttatttttttttgtgtgactAATATGTCTGATATTTTATTTCGCCAGGATATTGCTGCATACATTAAGAAAGAATTTGACAAGAAATACAACCCTACTTGGCATTGTATTGTAGGACGCAACTTCGGCAGTTATGTGACACACGAGACCAAGCATTTCATCTACTTTTATTTGGGACAAGTTGCAATTCTCCTATTTAAGAGTGGCTAAAATCATCTAAGCACCTCCCCCATTTCAATGCCAGGGATATTCTCCAAGTTAGATGTGCATTTCTGGAGCTGGTGAATATCcccgaaaaaaaaatactaatagatACCTCTACTCCATGGGGATGGAGGGATATAGACCACCATTTCCAAGGAGTTGCTAATCTTGTAAAGTGCTGCTAGGTTACTAGCAAAAGAGTCGACCTTTGTTTcacataaaatatgtaattttgttgTAATCGATTGCTAAGCAAAAGTTAGCAAATGTCTGAGAATATAGACTTATTTGCTttcactggaccatacctggcagCACTCTGCTTTTGAACTGGTTATGGCAcatctttttttattacatttccagTTATCTTAATGTACCTCTTCATGAGCTGCAAAGCTTTCTCATTGCGTCAGCCAAGCTGGTGTGGTCACCCGCTGTGCTGCTGTGGCGGGTGACGaacataaatattatttatttgattGTATTGTGCACAATTCTCATCCTGAATCATCAAGGATCCTCTTAACCCTTCCCCTAGAGTAGGTAGGATTTATTACCCCAGTCCCCCCTTAATCCCTGAAGTCCATTGTTGATGCACCTTATTTAAAATTTGGTTTGGTGCAGCTTATTGTGGGTGCAAACTAAAAGCATAATCCTGCCTATACTGAAACAAGTTACGTACTTAACAGAAATCTATATGCTTGTGATAGAAGTCTCTAGCTAGTAGTTTCATATCTATTCATCTTGCAACCTGAGGTTATCGTCTTGTCCGAAAAAGTTTATCTTGCTGTTGGGATTTTTCAGCTTTCATGTCCAGGAGCAGAATAATCTATAGTCATCCCTACTGAAGTGTAACCTCTATATGCGAATTTCTCTCACTCCTGATTAATCGACAAACTTTAAATTTTGAGTGCACAAGTGAGGGATGGCATCCATAATTTGTATTTCATCTTTTCCTGCATCTTGTTTCAGTCCACTCACCCGTACAAGTTGTGGATCATGCATTAAATCTGAATTTTAACAGCAGCATTCACTAGTGGAAACTCATTTAGTAGCTaattaacaatttttatttttaaaaatggaaTGAAGATTGTTTTCAGAACTTTTTTCAGAACAACAAAAGTACCATTTTATTAATGAAAgtcctttattttcattattacagtataactaagaatattttattttatgaatgagaACCAATAAGTTTTTGGTTCATAAATGTTTGTTATGTCAACTGCTGTGTTCTGTGATGTTCAAAGTAAATACAATCTATTTATGtgtacttttcatttttttttaatcctaatccAATGTAGAATTAAGAAAGCTCGTTCTAGAATAAAGCTAGTTTTTTTCAAGATTTGTGTTTAGGGAGTTTCTTCATGAGTTCAGTGTGTGAAGCTGCTTCCCAAGTTAAGGTATAGTAATGCATTTGATTTTTCTTTGAAACAATATGGAGGAGGAATTTATTTATGTTTGCAAGAATTTGTAAGTGTTCTTGATACCCATCTAAATAGAATTGATTGTAAAGGTAGTTTATACTGTTTGTCAAATGAAGATTTTAAtttctgaaattatattttgttCTTGTTACATGTTACGGTAGAACCTTTGTATCAGTTATTTGTACACTTGCTGTTGCTGCATGACTTGTATAcagatactgtacagtatgtttAGTGATGCAGTCACAGGAAAAATTGAAATGTTAAGACTTGATTACCCTAAACTGGGGTGAATGTTGTAGACAAGATCTTTGCATTAGGTTCTTTGaaattactatatattttcttattgttcaTTGATGCCCAAAACCATGCATTTAAATAAATCTTAGTTATATTATAAAGATATTACTTGTTTCAGTGTTTTCTTCTGTAATGGGTTTGTCAACTCCTGCATGTGGTTTTTCATCAGTATTGGAAATA
Coding sequences within:
- the LOC137620729 gene encoding dynein light chain 1, cytoplasmic isoform X2 codes for the protein MSSDRKAVVKNADMSEEMQQDAVDCATQAIEKFNIEKDIAAYIKKEFDKKYNPTWHCIVGRNFGSYVTHETKHFIYFYLGQVAILLFKSG
- the LOC137620729 gene encoding dynein light chain 1, cytoplasmic isoform X1, which translates into the protein MFCCPSLLARMSSDRKAVVKNADMSEEMQQDAVDCATQAIEKFNIEKDIAAYIKKEFDKKYNPTWHCIVGRNFGSYVTHETKHFIYFYLGQVAILLFKSG